The Candidatus Limnocylindrales bacterium DNA window CGCTCATCATGCGATCGTAAGCGTCGGCGACGCGCTCCAGCGGATAGATCTCGTTCATCGACTGAACGCCGCATCGTTTGCTGAACGCGAGCGTATCCTGCGTGTCGATCGACGTGCCGGAATACCAGCCCTTGACCGAGCGGCACCCCACGATCAGCGACACGGGAGAGACCTGAATCGAGTCGGCTACTCCGAGCACGAGAAGCGTTCCGTTGACGGCGACGCCGCCCTGCGCGGCGCCGATCGCCTCGCCACTGGTTGCGGTTGCCAGAACGACTCGCGCGCCTCCGAGTTTCTGAAGCTCTGCCGCCGGATCCTGCGACTGGCTGTCGATGTACACCGAGGCACCGAGCTTGCGCGCAAGCGGCTCCTTGTCGCTGCCGCGCGCGATGCCGACGGTATGAAAGCCCATCTTCGCCGCGTACTGAACGCCGAGGTGTCCGAGGCCGCCGAGGCCGAGCACGGCGACGACGTCGCCCGGCCGCGCGCCGCTGTTGCGTAGCGCATTGAACGTGGTGACGCCCGCACACATGAGCGGCGCCGCTTCGACCGCCGGCAAATCATCGGGCATGAGCGCTACCGCGCTTGCCGGTGCGATCATGTACTCGGCATAGCCACCGTCATACGAGACGCCTGTTGTCTGGGTGCGCACGCACGCAAAGAAGTCTCCACGACGGCACGGGTCGCAGTAGCCGCAGTAACCGCCGTTCCATCCGACGCCGACTTTCTGACCGGGCTGCCATGCGACGACGCCGTCACCAACCGCGTCGATCACTCCTGCGACCTCGTGGCCGGGAACTCTCGGGTACGAGATCCCCGGAAACAGTCCGTCCTTGGTTACCGAATCGCTGTGGCACACGCCGCAGGCTTGGACCTTGATTCGGACCGAGCCTGCGGTCGGCTGCGGAATCGGGCGTTCGACGATCTCAAAAGCGGCCTTGGGTTGAGGTACGTGCACGACGCGCATTGTGGCCACTGTTGCCTCCGAAACTCGGGATCAGAAGATGTCGGAAATCAATCTCGTCGTTACGGCTGTCCGCAGACGGATCTGGCGAGTTCCCGCAGCAGCGCCCCGCCATCCCCCCGCCACGCACTCCCGTGCATACACGCGAGCAGCTCCGGCGATGTCGCTGCCAGCCGCTCCAGCATCGCCTCCGTCCCGCGCGTATTCGCGAAGTAATCCAGCGCATGCCGGAACGCTTCACTCGGCCCGAGAATGTCGCCTTCGGTAACCGCGGGCTGCGTCGACCCGGGTTGCGTCAGCAGATCCCCGCAGAACAACGTGCGCGACGTCTCGTCGAACAGATGCCCGCACTCCCACGCATGCGGAAGATGGGGAGTATCGAACCAGCGCAGCGTATGCGTGCCGATCGTGATCGTCTCGCCGTCGCATAGCGCGCGCGGCGGCCGGTCGGACATGTCGCCGACCGATGTCATCGCTGCAATCGTTCCGCACAGCGGCTCGGCACCCGGTGCCGCGGCGAGCCAGTCGTTGAGCGATCCGCATTCGTCTGCCTCGTAGTGCGAAAACGAAACGTACCGGAGCGAATCGACCAGCATCACGCTCGCGACCGCTTCGCGGATCAATGGAAACATCCGCCGCGGGCCGGAGTGATACAGCAGCGGCTCATCGTCGAGGATCAGGAACTGGTTGAACGAGAAACCGAACGGATCGCCGGGTATCGAAAGCGGCGTGTTGATGCGGAAGATGCCGTCGGCGATCTCGACGACGTTCGTTCCCGATTCGGAGTTCGTGACGGTCATGGCGGCCTCCGTAGAGCGGTCGATCCGCAGACACGCGGCCGACCGGCCTTCGAAAGGCTTACTTCCGGACGGCGTCCGGGTCCACCGGCTCGACGGCGGCTTTCGCCACCCACGCGTCGCGGCCGTTGGCGAGCACGATGCGCGCCCAGTCGCCGCGCACTTCTGCGATCGTGACCTCTGTGCCGGCCGGCAGCGGCTCGGCGAAGCGCGCAGGTGCGTTTCGTGAATCGGCGGCGCGAGCAACCGTGTCGGGCGCCGTCAGCACACCGGCACGCTCGGTGGTCGCGAGCGTTTCCGATCCGACGAGGATCGCCCACACGACGAGCGCGAGGGCAGACAGAAAGCGCAGCGCCGCGCT harbors:
- a CDS encoding alcohol dehydrogenase, with amino-acid sequence MRVVHVPQPKAAFEIVERPIPQPTAGSVRIKVQACGVCHSDSVTKDGLFPGISYPRVPGHEVAGVIDAVGDGVVAWQPGQKVGVGWNGGYCGYCDPCRRGDFFACVRTQTTGVSYDGGYAEYMIAPASAVALMPDDLPAVEAAPLMCAGVTTFNALRNSGARPGDVVAVLGLGGLGHLGVQYAAKMGFHTVGIARGSDKEPLARKLGASVYIDSQSQDPAAELQKLGGARVVLATATSGEAIGAAQGGVAVNGTLLVLGVADSIQVSPVSLIVGCRSVKGWYSGTSIDTQDTLAFSKRCGVQSMNEIYPLERVADAYDRMMSGKARFRVVLTMGR